The genomic window TTATTCCCAGAGGCACGACGGACCAAAAAATCTCCAGCGGGATACTGCCTTCGATCTGCGGAGCTTTCTCCGCGTCGGAACGGCGCCGGTACTTGACGGCGAAAACGACGATGAAAATAAAGATCAGCGACGCAAAAAATATCGAGACCGCGGTTAAAAAATAAAGCAGCGCATCGACGCGCGGCGCCATCGTCGAGGCTTGTTCCGGAAACAAAGGCAGGTTCTGAAACATGCTAGACGGCTCTGTGCCCTTTTGCCCGCGCTTCGCCGCGCAGCATTATTAAGATGCCGCCGCCGAGCGCCAACACGGTGATAACGCCGGCGAGCCGGACCAGGTTGGCGACCAGCAGCCCGTATTTTCCCGCCGCCGGATCGTAGTGGTAACAAAAGAGCAACAACTGGTCGATGGGCGAGCCGATTTTTTCAGATGAAGCCTCGATCAAGCCGAGACGGAGGTCGCGCGGCGAAAACTCGATGCCGTAAAAGTAGCGCGCGAGCCGGCCCTCCGGGGTGAGCAGCATGATGCCGGTCGCATGGGCATATCGGTCGCTCTCGCGCTCTTGGTTGTAACGAAAGCCGGCAGCCTCCGTCAGGCGCCGAATCGCGGTCTCGTCGCCCGTTAGGAAATGCCAGCCGCCGCTCGCGCCGGGCCGCCCATAGCGCCGGATGAAATCGTTTTTCTTAGCGGCGGCCAGCGCCGGAGTGTCGCGCGGATCGAAGCTGACCGTGAGCACGCTGAACTCGTTGCCGGCGTCGAACGAGAGCGCGCGCAGGACCCTCAAGAGTCCGTCGAGCGTCAATGGACAGAGGTCTTGGCACCTGTAATAGACGAACGCGAGAATAACAGGCCCCTGGCCGAGATAATCGTCGAGCCGGACTCTCTTTCCCGTCTCGTCGCGGAACTGGAGATCCAACGGCAACCGCTCGCCGAGTTTTTGCTCGAGCGCGACGTTCTGCAACGCAAGCGGCCGCCCGTCGTTGTGAGCCTTTGCCGTAAGCGGCAGCAGTACAGTCACGAGCAACAAAGCGAGGACTGAGGAGTGAGCTCTTTTAATTGTTTGTCGCACCGATCTCACCTCTTCCTTTTGCCTTTTTACTTTTTCCTTTTTCCTTTTGCGCTAGAATATCCATCGCCCGTTCCACCGGAATCCTAACGATTCCCTTTTCTCTGTCGATCCACGCGTAACTGTCGAGCACGCGATCTTCCGCCTCGCGCATCTCGCGCAACTCGTTGGAGCCCCGGACTTGCAGCCGCGACGCTACGGCTGCCCGTTCACGGACCGCCGAAGGAGACCCCGCCTGGGGCGAAGGCTCGCGCAGCGCGGCAAACCTCATGAAGATAAAACTCGCGGCCACGACCGCCGCGATCGTCGCGGCCAACACCGCGCCGAACAAAACGGCCGCAGGGGGATTGAAATCGCTCCGCTCGTGACCTGGCTGCGTAGTTTCGGCCATCTCCAAAAATTTCCTTTTTGCCGTGCGGGCGCGATGAATCGCGCCCCTACCTTATCGCCTCTTGGCCATGTTCGATAAGTTCGACAAACCGGGGATCGCGAAGCGGCAGAAGAGGATTCTCGCCGAGGCAAAACAGAAAGGCCGCCATCCAGACTCCGCCGATGCCCGCGAGCGTTGTAAGGTCGATCCAATGGAGGTGAAATTTGCCCGGATGAAACGCGGGCGCGACGAGCCAGAGAAGATCGACCCAGTGCATGACGAGGACCAAGAGCGCGACGCCGGCCAGAACTCGGACCCTGCGCTTCGCCGAGCGGGAGAGCAGCAAAAGAAACGGCAGCGCGAACTGAAACGCGATCAGCAAAACGGCGACCCCCTGCCAGCCGCCGGTTATGCGCCTAAGATACCACGGGATCTCCTCTCGCAAATTTTCCACCCACACGAGCAGGAATTGGCAGAAACCGAGATAAGCCCACAGCATCACCAACGCCAGGAGCAGGTTTCCGAGATCGTGAAAGCGGTCGCGATCGGCGACTTGCGCCAGCGGCTCCCGGTCCAGCAGGAGATAGGCGACGATGACGACGAAAGCCAGGGCCGCGAGAGCGTGGCTCACCATGAAGATCATTCCGTAGATCGTGGAGTGCCAGTGGGGCTCGAGCGACATGCTCCAATCGATCGCGGAGAAAGTGACGGTAAGACCGTAGAGCGCCAGGCCGGGGCCGCTTATATTTTGCAGGCGCGCGGTCAAGGAGCTCCCGCCGGCGCGGTCCTGCTCCCGCGACCAGCGGCTCAGAAAGTATCCGAAAACGATCCAGACGGCGAAATAGAAAATCGCCCGAGCGACAAAGAAGTTTGGATTGAGATAGGCGCTTTTCTCATGGAGCAAGGGATCCGCGGCCGCGCCCGGCAAAGACCACGGATAAAGCTCGCGCAACCCGAAAACCAGCGGCAAAAAAAGTAAGGCCATCAGCGGAAAGGTTCGCCCCGCGGATTCGAGCGATCGCTGGATCATGAAACCCCAGCGGCCGCCGACGAGATGATGCAGCATCAGGATCGCCCAGCAGCCGAGAGGAAAACCGATCCAGAAGAGAAAAGCGACGAGGTAAGAGCGAAAAAATTGCTGCGGCGAGAAGAGCGCTCCCGCCGCCGAGAGTGCGAGCGCCGCGATGCCCAGCGCGAGAGAACGTTTGCGCCAGAGACTGAAGTCCGGTCCGTTCATCGTTGCGACTCCACGAGGGTCCGCCGCTCCTGGTCGGGCACTTCCGCCAGCGTGGCCCTCTGGCTCAATTGCAGCGCGCGAATATACGCCGCGATCGCCCAGCGGTCCGCAGGCGGCACCTGCCCGGCATAATCGGGCATCGCGCCGAAGCCGTGCGTCATGACGTCGAAGAAATGGCCGGGAGGCGCCTGCCGCAGCCGGTCGATGTGATACGACGGCGGGGCGCGATAGCCCCGGCGAACGATCATTCCCTGGCCGTTGCCGAGCCGATCGTGGCACGGGGCGCAGAAAATTTCGTAGCGCTCGCGACCGCGCGCCAATATTTCCCGCGTGAGCGCAAAGGGAAATTCCTTTGCCGGTTTGCCGCCGATCTTGCCGGTATAAAAATGCTCGTCGGCGTCGAGCCGGCCGCGCGCGACCGCGCCTTCAACAATAGGCCGGGCGGAGCGTTCGTCGCCGAAAAAGTCGCTCTTCTGCAAAGGATCGTAGCGCGGCTGGTCGGCCATTTGCTGCTGGCAGGAGGCGAGCAATGCCAAACCCAACGCGATTACGATATCTATTCGCGTGAAGCGGTGAGGCCCGCGTGCTCGCGTCGACTCCCCCTCACCCTTCCCTCTCCCCCGCTGACGGGGGAGAGGATAAAGGAGAGGGGGCCCCTTCCGCGCCTCAAAGCAGCACACAACGCCGACTCTTTTACCATTCAACTTCATAGACTCCATGCGGTCCGGTATCTTCCAGGAAACGTCGCGTCTCTTCGCGATCAAATATAGGGTCTCGCGCCTCGATGCAGAGGAAAAAACGATTGCGGCTCGCCAGCTCGAAGCGCTCGACGTTGAAGACAGGATGATACGGCATCGGCAGCCCGTTCAACGCCAGCAGGCCGAGCACCGCCGAGAGCGCGGCCGACAGGATCGTCAGCTCGAACGTGACCGGGATAAACGCCGGCCAGCTGTTGACCGGCCGGCCGCCGATGTTGAGCGGGTAGTCGGCGACGGAGATCCAATACTGGAGATAAAAACCGCCGGCCGCGCCAATGACACCGCCGAGCAACACGATCAACGGCAGCAGGTTTTTTCGGTAACCGATCGCCTCCGTCAATCCCTCGACGGGAAACGGACTGTACGCGTCCATGCGCCGGTAGCCTTCGGTGTACGCGCGCCGCGCCGCGGCGAGCAGCGCTTCCGGGGTCGTGAATTCGGCCATGAGGCCGTAGGTGGTGGGCTTACTCATCGGAATATTTTGTTTCCTTTCCTGGTTTCATCCTTCATCCCTCATCCTTTCTTCCTGCAGCAGTCCGCGCATTTCGAAGATCGAGATCATCGGCAACAGCCGGACGAAGATGAACATCAACGCGAGAAACAGTCCGATCGAGCCGACGAACACGGCCCAGTCCCAGACGGTCCCGGAATACGTTCCCCAGGCGGACGGCATAAAATCGCGCGACAGGCTGACGACGACGATCACGTAGCGCTCCAGCCACATGCCGATGTTGACCGAGATCGCGATCACGAACAGCGCCACAACGTTGGTCCGAACCCGGAGAAGCCAGAGGGCCTGCGGTGCCAGGACGTTGAACAACATCAACGCCCAGAACATAGTGCCGTACGCGCCGAACATCCGGTTCAGCATCATATATTTCTCGTACAGGCTGCCGCTGTACCACGACATGAACGCTTCCATCAGGTATCCGTACGCGACGATGAGGCCGGTCGCGAGCATCACCTCGGCCATGTTTTTGAGGTGGCGCAGCGTAATGAAATCCTCGAGCCCGTAGAATTTGCGCAGCGGGATCGCGAGCGTCAGCACCATGGCGAAGCCCGAGTAAATCGCGCCCGCGACAAAATACGGCGGAAAGATCGTCGAATGCCAGCCGGGAACCATGGCGACGGCGAAGTCGAAGCTCACCACCGTGTGGACCGAAACCACCAGCGGCGTCGCCAGCCCCGCCAATAAGAGATAGGCCATCTCGTAGCGGTGCCAGTGAATCGCCGAGCCGCGCCAGCCCATCGCGAGCATCCCATAAGCGAACCGGGCAAAACGCGCGCGCGCACGGTCGCGCAGCGTCGCGAGGTCGGGAATCAATCCCAAGTACCAGAAGAGCAGCGAGACGGTGAAATAGGTAGAGACGGCGAACACGTCCCACACGAGCGGGCTGCGGAATTGCGGCTGGACCCCCATCGTATTGGGATACGGGAAGAGCCAATAAAAATACCACGGCCGGCCCAGGTGCAGCAGGGGGAACAAGCCGGCGCAGGCCACCGCGAACAGAGTCATCGCCTCGGCGAAGCGATTGATCGATTGCCGCCACTTCTGGCGCAGGAGCAAGAGGATGGCGGAGATCAGCGTGCCGGCGTGGCCGATGCCGATCCACCAGACAAAGTTTACGATGTCGAAACCCCAGGCGACCGGAATGTTGATGCCGAAAAGACCGACGCCGATCGTGAGCAAGGCGGCGATCGCGTAGAAGAGCAGCATCACCAGTGCGAACGCGATCGCGAAGCCGACGACCCAGAAGCGCGGCGTCGGGCGGGTCAAAACGATCGCGCTGATCTTGTCCGTGATGCTGGCGAACGTATGCCCCGGCTCGATCACCGGCGCAATTTCGTCGGCGGCGCTTCTCTTGTCCAGCTCATCAGTCGCCATAGTGCTTGGGTCGTGAGCGCGTTATCACCAACCGCAAAGAACGCATAGAACCCCAAAACTCAACGTGAAATCTTCTTTGCGCCTTTGCGTTCTCTGTGGTTAACTTTTTCCCCCTGTCCTTTCCCCCTTCTCCCTCTCTTCGAGCTCCGGGTTTGGATTCTTGACCGTCGCGAGGTACGTCGTCCGCGGGCGCGTGTTTAGCTCGGTCAACAGACCGTAGTTGAGCGGTTCGCGCTTGAGACCGGCGACGCGGCTCTTCGCGTCGTTCAAGTCGCCGAAAACGATCGCCTGTGTCGGACAGGCCGCCTGGCAGGCGGTGACAATCTCGCCGTCGCGCACCGAACGGTCTTCTTTTTCCGCGGCGATCTTCGCCGCGTTGATCCGCTGCACGCAGTAGGTGCACTTTTCCATCACGCCGCGGCTGCGCACGGTCACGTTGGGGTTTCTCCCCAGCTTCAAGCTCGGCGTCTCGAAGTCCGAGTATTGAAAAAAATTGAAGCGCCTGACTTTGTAGGGGCAGTTATTCGAACAGTAGCGCGTCCCCACGCAGCGGTTGTAGACCATGTCGTTCAGCCCCTCGTGGCTGTGAGTCGTCGCGGCCACCGGGCAGACGACCTCGCACGGCGCGTTCTCGCAGTGCATGCACGGCACGGGCTGGTGAAAGGTCTCCGGGTTGTCGGCGCTTCCCTTGTAATAGCGATCGACACGAAGCCAGTGCATCTCGCGGCCGCGCGTGACTTCGGTTTTGCCCACGACCGGAATATTGTTCTCCGCCTGGCAGGCGACGACGCACGCGTTGCAGCCGATGCACGCGCTCGTGTCGATGACCATGCCCCAGGCATGGCCTTCGTACTTGAAGCCGGGATAGAGCGTGGCTTCCGGCCCGGGCGCGTGCTCTTTGCCCTGCGCGAAGTCGGGATGCTTGCGGAATTCTTCGAGCGTCGCATCGCGAACCAGCTCGCGCCCTTCCATATTATGATGGTACTGAGTGCAAGCGAGCGTATATTGCCCGCTGATCTTTCGCATCTCCAGTCCCACGCCGTGCCACGGCGCGTCCGAGGTTCGGATCGCGTAGGCGTTGAATCCCGCGCCCGTTCCGACTCTTCCCGCGCGCGTTCGGCCGTAACCGAAATGAACCGTCGCACAGCCGTCGGCGTGACCCGGCATGATCCAGACCGGCGCGGTGAGCGTTCGGCCGGCGTAGCGAAGCTCGACCATGTCCGCGTAGATCCTGCCGTGCTCGCCACCGCGCGCGCCGATCCGGTGCGAGACGCCCAGCCGCTCGGCCGTCGCCGGGCTGACGAGGACCGCGTTGTCCCAGGTGAGCTTGGTGAGCGGCTTAGGCAGCTCTTGCAGCCAGCCGTTGTTGGCGAACCGTCCGTCGAAGATGGTTGGGTCGGGAGCGAAGATAATCTCGAACGAATTTTGAATGTTGAATTTTGAATTTTTAATTCCGGACTTTGCTTCTTGCGAACTCGATCCACCAGGATCGACCCTGAGCGAAGTCGAACGGGTCGGAACTCGGAACTCGGAACCCGAAACCGTTTTCAACTTCACCGGTTTCGGCGGGAACGCCGTGCCGGCGACGACGCCGTCGTGGAGCGAGACACGCCAGAAAAGCTCGAAGTCCCTCGAGCGATTCTGAGTCTTCCAAAAATCGCGCACGACGTCGTAACCGGAGCGTTCGGGGGCGTCCATGAGCGCGGACAACAATTCGTACGTCGATTTCGCGCCGTAGAGCGGCGCGATGAGCGGCTGAAGAATCGTTACGGTGCCGTCGTGGGCCCGCGCGTCGCTCCACGATTCCAGATAATGCGCCTCGGGAATGTGCCAGTGACAGCGCGCCGAGGTCTCGTCGTCGTACAGACTCAAATGGACGGAAAAACCGATTTTTGCGAGAAGCTCCTGAAAACGGAAATCCGCCGGCACGGTAAACGCCGGATTGCCGCCGAGAATGACGAGCATCGCGACACGGCCGGCTTCCATGTCTTTCACCAAATCGCGCATCGACTCCATCTGGTTTTCCGGATTGGCCTCGATGGGCGCAATATAGGTGACGGTCTCACCGGTGTTGCCAAGCGCCTGATTCATCGCGTGCGCGAGCGCGTGGACGAGCGGCGGCTGCCGGTCGCCGGCCAAAACCACGCTCGTACCGCGACGCTTTTTGAGATCGTGCGCGACGGCGTCGAGCCACTTCGCTACGCGATCAGAAGAAAGCTTACCGGTTTTTTCTCCGGGGAAAACTCCGAGACGGGCGGCGAGACCGCGAGCGGCGGCGGAAATTTCACTCGGCCTGAGCGCGAGGCGATGATCGGCCATCGCCCCTGTGACCGACGGGGCGCTCTCGATGACATACAAACGGTTCATCTCGCTTCTGCCGCTCCGCACCCTGCGCTTGTCGGCGAACTGGCGCGCGTAGCGGAGATGGCCGGCGCCGCAGGAAAGAAAATCCGAATCCAAAGCGAGAACCACCTCGCACCGGTCGAAGCGATACTGCGCATCGACGTACTCGCCGAAGGCTAGGCGTGCGCCCGCCCTGGCGTTGTCCCGGCCGGCGGGTTCGTATTGATGCCACTTCGCCCGGGGAAATTGTGCGCGCAACGATTTGAGTTGAGACGCGAGCGTCGGCGACACGACGGTCTCGGTCAAGATCCTGAGCCCGGCGCCGCGGCTTTCCCGCTCGGCCTCCAGCTCGCGGTTCGCCGCCGCGACGAACGCGCTCCAGGTACCGATCGCTCCCGCGTGGGTCACGACCTGCGAACGATCCGGATCGTAGAGGGTAAGAATCGATGCTTGCGCAAAGACGTCGGTGGCGCCGAGACTCGCCGGATGCGCGGGATTACCTTCGATTTTGGTCGGCCGCCCTTCGTGGCTCTCGACGAGGAGACCCGCGGCGGCGCCGTTGTGGGTGAATGCGGTGGCAAAGAACAGCGGTTTTCCCGGCACCAAGCCTTCCGGCTGCGCGACGTA from Candidatus Binatia bacterium includes these protein-coding regions:
- a CDS encoding SCO family protein, with protein sequence MRQTIKRAHSSVLALLLVTVLLPLTAKAHNDGRPLALQNVALEQKLGERLPLDLQFRDETGKRVRLDDYLGQGPVILAFVYYRCQDLCPLTLDGLLRVLRALSFDAGNEFSVLTVSFDPRDTPALAAAKKNDFIRRYGRPGASGGWHFLTGDETAIRRLTEAAGFRYNQERESDRYAHATGIMLLTPEGRLARYFYGIEFSPRDLRLGLIEASSEKIGSPIDQLLLFCYHYDPAAGKYGLLVANLVRLAGVITVLALGGGILIMLRGEARAKGHRAV
- a CDS encoding cytochrome c, whose amino-acid sequence is MADQPRYDPLQKSDFFGDERSARPIVEGAVARGRLDADEHFYTGKIGGKPAKEFPFALTREILARGRERYEIFCAPCHDRLGNGQGMIVRRGYRAPPSYHIDRLRQAPPGHFFDVMTHGFGAMPDYAGQVPPADRWAIAAYIRALQLSQRATLAEVPDQERRTLVESQR
- a CDS encoding DUF3341 domain-containing protein codes for the protein MSKPTTYGLMAEFTTPEALLAAARRAYTEGYRRMDAYSPFPVEGLTEAIGYRKNLLPLIVLLGGVIGAAGGFYLQYWISVADYPLNIGGRPVNSWPAFIPVTFELTILSAALSAVLGLLALNGLPMPYHPVFNVERFELASRNRFFLCIEARDPIFDREETRRFLEDTGPHGVYEVEW
- the nrfD gene encoding NrfD/PsrC family molybdoenzyme membrane anchor subunit, whose product is MATDELDKRSAADEIAPVIEPGHTFASITDKISAIVLTRPTPRFWVVGFAIAFALVMLLFYAIAALLTIGVGLFGINIPVAWGFDIVNFVWWIGIGHAGTLISAILLLLRQKWRQSINRFAEAMTLFAVACAGLFPLLHLGRPWYFYWLFPYPNTMGVQPQFRSPLVWDVFAVSTYFTVSLLFWYLGLIPDLATLRDRARARFARFAYGMLAMGWRGSAIHWHRYEMAYLLLAGLATPLVVSVHTVVSFDFAVAMVPGWHSTIFPPYFVAGAIYSGFAMVLTLAIPLRKFYGLEDFITLRHLKNMAEVMLATGLIVAYGYLMEAFMSWYSGSLYEKYMMLNRMFGAYGTMFWALMLFNVLAPQALWLLRVRTNVVALFVIAISVNIGMWLERYVIVVVSLSRDFMPSAWGTYSGTVWDWAVFVGSIGLFLALMFIFVRLLPMISIFEMRGLLQEERMRDEG
- a CDS encoding TAT-variant-translocated molybdopterin oxidoreductase encodes the protein MSNETKAAGPEAERLDITAIRARLGGLNGESYWRSLEELAESEAFQEFLHREFPRQALVLDAVSRREFIKLMGASLALAGLGACGKPARTNEKIVPYVAQPEGLVPGKPLFFATAFTHNGAAAGLLVESHEGRPTKIEGNPAHPASLGATDVFAQASILTLYDPDRSQVVTHAGAIGTWSAFVAAANRELEAERESRGAGLRILTETVVSPTLASQLKSLRAQFPRAKWHQYEPAGRDNARAGARLAFGEYVDAQYRFDRCEVVLALDSDFLSCGAGHLRYARQFADKRRVRSGRSEMNRLYVIESAPSVTGAMADHRLALRPSEISAAARGLAARLGVFPGEKTGKLSSDRVAKWLDAVAHDLKKRRGTSVVLAGDRQPPLVHALAHAMNQALGNTGETVTYIAPIEANPENQMESMRDLVKDMEAGRVAMLVILGGNPAFTVPADFRFQELLAKIGFSVHLSLYDDETSARCHWHIPEAHYLESWSDARAHDGTVTILQPLIAPLYGAKSTYELLSALMDAPERSGYDVVRDFWKTQNRSRDFELFWRVSLHDGVVAGTAFPPKPVKLKTVSGSEFRVPTRSTSLRVDPGGSSSQEAKSGIKNSKFNIQNSFEIIFAPDPTIFDGRFANNGWLQELPKPLTKLTWDNAVLVSPATAERLGVSHRIGARGGEHGRIYADMVELRYAGRTLTAPVWIMPGHADGCATVHFGYGRTRAGRVGTGAGFNAYAIRTSDAPWHGVGLEMRKISGQYTLACTQYHHNMEGRELVRDATLEEFRKHPDFAQGKEHAPGPEATLYPGFKYEGHAWGMVIDTSACIGCNACVVACQAENNIPVVGKTEVTRGREMHWLRVDRYYKGSADNPETFHQPVPCMHCENAPCEVVCPVAATTHSHEGLNDMVYNRCVGTRYCSNNCPYKVRRFNFFQYSDFETPSLKLGRNPNVTVRSRGVMEKCTYCVQRINAAKIAAEKEDRSVRDGEIVTACQAACPTQAIVFGDLNDAKSRVAGLKREPLNYGLLTELNTRPRTTYLATVKNPNPELEEREKGERTGGKS